The genomic region CATCGTCTACCTGATCGTCGCCCGCCCGCGGCGCGCGACACCGGGCCAGGACGCGTCGGGCGGCGCATCTGACGGCGCCGGCGAGCGATAGGCTGGGGACCATGCCTCACTACGACGTCGCCATCCTCGGCGCCGGGCCCGGCGGGTACGTCGCGGCCGTCCGCGCCGCACAGCTCGGCCTCTCGGTCGCGATCATCGAAGAGAAGTACTGGGGCGGTGTGTGCCTCAACGTCGGCTGCATCCCCTCCAAGGCTCTGCTGAAGAACGCCGACCTCGCGCACACGTTCAACCACAAGGCCGACCTGTTCGGAATCTCGGGCGATGTCTCGTTCGACTTCGGCACCGCGTGGGACCGCAGCCGCAAGGTGTCGAACACGCACGTCGGCGGCATCCACTACCTGATGAAGAAGAACAAGGTCACCGAGTACGAGGGCCGCGGCACGTTCGCCGACGCGAACACCATCGACGTCGCGAAGTCCGACGGCTCTACCGAGCGCGTGACCTTCGACAACTGCATCATCGCGACCGGCTCGAAGGTGCGGCTGCTGCCGGGCGTCACGCTCAGCGAGAACGTCGTGACGTACGAAGAGCAGATCATGACGCGCGAGCTCCCCAGCTCGATCGCGATCGTCGGCGCCGGCGCCATCGGCATGGAGTTCGCCTTCGTCATGTCGAACTACGGCGTGAAGGTCACGATCATCGAGTTCCTCGACCGCGCCCTCCCCAACGAGGACGAAGAGGTCTCGAAGGAGATCACGCGCCACTACAAGAAGCTCGGCGTCGACATCCTCACCGCGACCAAGGTCGAGACC from Microbacter sp. GSS18 harbors:
- the lpdA gene encoding dihydrolipoyl dehydrogenase, producing the protein MPHYDVAILGAGPGGYVAAVRAAQLGLSVAIIEEKYWGGVCLNVGCIPSKALLKNADLAHTFNHKADLFGISGDVSFDFGTAWDRSRKVSNTHVGGIHYLMKKNKVTEYEGRGTFADANTIDVAKSDGSTERVTFDNCIIATGSKVRLLPGVTLSENVVTYEEQIMTRELPSSIAIVGAGAIGMEFAFVMSNYGVKVTIIEFLDRALPNEDEEVSKEITRHYKKLGVDILTATKVETVVDSGDKVTVTYSDNKTGAQSSLEADKVLMSIGFAPNIEGFGLEATGVKLTERGAIEIDDFMHTSVPHIYAIGDVTAKLQLAHVAEAQGVVAAETIAGAETMALGDYRMMPRATFCSPQVASFGLTEQQARDAGYDVKVAKFPFSANGKANGLGEAVGFVKLVADGEHLELLGGHMVGPDVSELLPELTLAQKWDLTALEAARNVHTHPTLSEAVQEAFHGLAGHMINL